From Mycolicibacterium nivoides, a single genomic window includes:
- a CDS encoding glutaredoxin family protein, translating to MEREQAGTGGRAAVTLLTRAGCSMCERAAQQLAALREELDFELVTTDVDEAVAAGDASLRARYGDLLPVILLNGTEHSYWDVDEQALRADIPAR from the coding sequence GTGGAGCGCGAGCAGGCGGGTACCGGCGGTCGAGCCGCTGTGACGTTGCTGACCCGGGCCGGGTGCAGCATGTGCGAACGGGCGGCCCAGCAGCTGGCCGCACTGCGCGAGGAACTGGACTTCGAGCTGGTGACCACGGACGTGGATGAGGCCGTCGCGGCCGGTGACGCCTCGCTGCGGGCCCGGTACGGCGACCTGTTGCCGGTGATTTTGCTGAACGGGACCGAACACAGCTACTGGGATGTCGACGAGCAGGCGCTTCGGGCTGACATCCCCGCCAGATGA
- a CDS encoding uroporphyrinogen-III synthase, which translates to MTMRGRKAKPGRITFVGSGPGDPGLLTARAQTVLAHAELVFTDPDVPEAVLALIGTELPPASGPAPAEPAKADAAADAGSPGASGTPDAAQAAVIAGGPEVRPALGDPAEVAKTLVAEARHGYDVVRLVSGDPLSVDAVITEIGALAKAHVNFEIVPGLPATSAVPTYAGLPLGSSHTVADVRGDVDWAALAAAPGPLILHATASHLPDAARTLIEFGLAEGTPAVVTASGTTCQQRSVEATLGGLTDKGVLEKPAGSELAGPLVGPLVVTIGKTVANRAKLNWWESRALYGWTVLVPRTKDQAGEMSDRLVGHGALPIEVPTIAVEPPRSPAQMERAVKGLVDGRFQWVVFTSTNAVRAVWEKFNEFGLDARAFSGVKIACVGQATADKVRAFGINPELVPSGEQSSLGLLDEFPPFDEVFDPVNRVLLPRADIATETLAEGLRERGWEIEDVTAYRTVRAAPPPAQTREMIKTGGFDAVCFTSSSTVRNLVGIAGKPHARTIVACIGPKTAETAAEFGLRVDVQPESAAVGPLVDALAEHAARLRAEGALPPPRKKSRRR; encoded by the coding sequence ATGACCATGCGAGGTCGCAAGGCGAAGCCCGGCCGCATCACATTTGTGGGCTCAGGCCCGGGTGATCCGGGGCTGCTGACGGCACGGGCACAAACCGTGCTGGCGCACGCCGAGTTGGTGTTCACCGATCCCGACGTCCCCGAGGCCGTGCTGGCCTTGATAGGCACCGAACTGCCGCCGGCGTCCGGTCCGGCCCCGGCTGAGCCGGCCAAGGCCGACGCCGCCGCGGATGCCGGAAGTCCTGGGGCCTCCGGAACCCCCGACGCCGCGCAAGCCGCCGTCATCGCCGGTGGGCCCGAGGTCCGGCCCGCTCTCGGCGATCCTGCCGAGGTGGCCAAGACGCTGGTCGCCGAGGCCCGCCACGGCTACGACGTGGTGCGCCTGGTCTCGGGTGACCCGCTGTCGGTGGACGCCGTCATCACCGAGATCGGCGCGCTGGCCAAGGCCCACGTGAACTTCGAGATCGTCCCCGGGCTGCCCGCCACCAGCGCGGTGCCCACCTACGCCGGCCTGCCGCTGGGTTCGTCGCACACCGTGGCCGATGTCCGCGGTGACGTGGACTGGGCGGCCCTGGCCGCCGCGCCTGGCCCGCTGATCCTGCACGCGACCGCGTCGCACCTGCCGGACGCCGCGCGCACCCTGATCGAGTTCGGTCTGGCCGAGGGCACCCCCGCGGTAGTGACCGCGAGCGGCACCACCTGCCAGCAGCGTTCGGTGGAGGCCACCCTCGGTGGGCTGACCGACAAGGGCGTGCTGGAGAAGCCGGCCGGAAGCGAGCTGGCGGGGCCGCTGGTCGGGCCGCTGGTCGTCACCATCGGCAAGACCGTGGCCAACCGGGCCAAGCTGAACTGGTGGGAGAGCCGCGCCCTGTACGGCTGGACCGTGCTGGTGCCCCGCACCAAGGACCAGGCCGGCGAGATGAGCGACCGGTTGGTGGGCCACGGTGCCCTGCCGATCGAGGTGCCGACCATCGCCGTCGAGCCGCCGCGCAGCCCCGCGCAGATGGAGCGCGCGGTCAAGGGTCTGGTCGACGGCCGGTTCCAGTGGGTGGTGTTCACCTCGACCAACGCCGTGCGTGCGGTGTGGGAGAAGTTCAACGAGTTCGGCCTGGACGCCCGGGCGTTCTCGGGCGTGAAGATCGCGTGTGTCGGACAGGCCACCGCCGACAAGGTGCGGGCGTTCGGCATCAATCCCGAGCTGGTGCCGTCGGGGGAGCAGTCCTCCCTCGGCCTGCTCGACGAGTTCCCGCCGTTCGACGAGGTATTCGATCCGGTGAACCGCGTGCTGCTGCCGCGTGCCGACATCGCCACCGAGACACTGGCCGAGGGCCTGCGCGAGCGCGGCTGGGAGATCGAGGACGTGACCGCCTACCGCACCGTGCGTGCGGCTCCGCCGCCGGCGCAGACCCGCGAGATGATCAAGACCGGCGGTTTCGACGCGGTCTGCTTCACCTCGAGCTCGACGGTGCGCAACCTGGTCGGTATCGCCGGCAAGCCGCACGCCCGGACCATCGTGGCCTGCATCGGACCGAAGACCGCTGAGACCGCTGCGGAATTCGGCCTGCGGGTGGACGTCCAGCCCGAGTCGGCCGCGGTGGGACCCCTGGTCGACGCGCTCGCCGAGCACGCTGCCCGCTTGCGCGCCGAAGGGGCACTGCCCCCGCCGCGCAAGAAGAGCCGCCGCAGGTAA
- the hemC gene encoding hydroxymethylbilane synthase, translating to MIRIGTRGSLLATTQAGTIRDALLAAGHACELVIISTEGDRNQGPIAEIGVGVFTAALREAIHDGRVDMAVHSYKDLPTARDDRFVIAAVPPREDPRDALVARDGMVLGELPAGSVIGTSSARRAAQLRALGLGLEIRPLRGNLDTRLNRVTSGDLDAIVVARAGLARIGRLDAVTESLEPVQMLPAPAQGALAVECRAGDTELISVLSELDDTDTRAAVTAERILLAELEAGCSAPVGAIAEVVESIDEDGNVFEELSLRGCVATLDGSDVIRASGIGTPDRAADLGVSVAAELFELGARELLVERGSEE from the coding sequence GTGATCCGGATCGGCACCCGGGGTAGCCTGCTGGCGACCACGCAGGCCGGCACCATCAGGGACGCTTTGCTGGCCGCCGGCCACGCCTGCGAGCTGGTGATCATTTCGACCGAGGGTGACCGCAACCAGGGCCCCATCGCCGAAATCGGCGTCGGGGTCTTCACCGCGGCGCTCCGGGAGGCGATCCACGACGGCCGGGTGGACATGGCCGTGCACTCCTACAAAGATTTGCCCACCGCTCGTGACGACCGGTTCGTGATCGCCGCCGTCCCGCCGCGTGAGGACCCCCGTGACGCGCTGGTGGCACGCGACGGAATGGTGCTCGGTGAGTTGCCGGCAGGTTCCGTGATCGGCACATCGAGTGCGCGACGGGCCGCGCAGCTTAGAGCACTGGGTCTCGGTTTGGAAATCCGCCCCCTACGAGGCAACCTAGATACCAGGTTGAACAGGGTTACGAGCGGTGATCTCGACGCCATCGTGGTCGCCCGCGCGGGTCTCGCCCGTATCGGACGCCTCGATGCAGTCACCGAGTCGCTCGAGCCGGTGCAGATGTTGCCAGCGCCGGCTCAGGGTGCGCTCGCGGTGGAATGCCGCGCCGGCGACACCGAGCTGATTTCGGTGCTGTCGGAGTTGGATGACACCGACACGCGCGCCGCGGTCACCGCCGAACGGATCCTGCTCGCCGAACTGGAGGCGGGCTGTTCCGCACCGGTAGGCGCGATCGCAGAAGTGGTCGAGTCGATCGATGAGGACGGCAATGTCTTCGAGGAGCTGTCGTTGCGCGGCTGCGTAGCGACGCTGGACGGATCCGACGTGATTCGTGCGTCCGGCATCGGAACTCCCGATCGGGCCGCTGACTTGGGTGTCTCGGTGGCCGCGGAGCTTTTCGAGCTGGGTGCACGCGAGCTGTTGGTAGAGCGCGGGAGTGAAGAATGA
- a CDS encoding HAD family hydrolase has product MSESGSADALEQELAAEASAELAVTELESDTDDDTAGAPAPPPDLTAAAFFDVDNTLVHGSSLVHFARGLAARKYFTYRDILGIAYAQAKFQFTGKENSDDVAEGKQKALAFIEGRSTAELVELGEEIYDEIIADKIWPGTRALAQMHLDAGQQVWLVTATPYELAATIARRLGLTGALGTVAESVDGVFTGRLVGDILHGTGKAHAVRSLAIREGLNLRRCTAYSDSFNDVPMLSLVGTAVAINPDAALRDVARERGWEIRDFRTARKAARIGVPSALALGALGGALAAAASRRHDTR; this is encoded by the coding sequence GTGTCCGAATCCGGTAGTGCCGATGCGCTCGAACAGGAGCTTGCCGCCGAGGCGAGCGCCGAACTCGCTGTCACCGAGCTCGAGTCCGACACCGACGACGACACCGCCGGGGCGCCGGCGCCGCCGCCCGATCTGACGGCCGCGGCGTTCTTCGACGTCGACAACACCCTGGTGCACGGATCGTCGCTGGTGCACTTCGCCCGTGGCCTGGCCGCCCGCAAGTACTTCACCTATCGCGACATCCTCGGCATCGCCTACGCGCAGGCCAAGTTCCAGTTCACCGGCAAGGAGAACAGCGACGATGTCGCCGAGGGCAAGCAGAAGGCCCTGGCGTTCATCGAAGGCCGTTCCACCGCCGAGCTCGTCGAACTCGGCGAGGAGATCTACGACGAGATCATCGCCGACAAGATCTGGCCGGGAACCCGGGCGCTGGCCCAGATGCACCTGGACGCCGGGCAGCAGGTGTGGCTGGTCACCGCGACGCCATATGAGCTGGCCGCCACGATCGCCCGGCGGCTGGGCCTGACCGGTGCGCTGGGCACGGTCGCCGAGTCGGTCGACGGGGTGTTCACCGGCCGGCTGGTCGGCGACATCCTGCACGGCACCGGCAAGGCCCACGCGGTGCGGTCGCTGGCCATCCGGGAAGGGCTCAACCTGCGCCGGTGCACCGCCTATTCGGACAGCTTCAACGACGTGCCGATGTTGTCACTGGTCGGTACCGCGGTGGCGATCAACCCCGACGCCGCGCTGCGCGATGTGGCCAGGGAACGGGGCTGGGAGATCCGCGATTTCCGCACCGCACGCAAGGCGGCGCGCATCGGCGTGCCGTCGGCCCTGGCCCTCGGTGCACTGGGCGGCGCGCTCGC
- a CDS encoding glutamyl-tRNA reductase, translated as MSVLLFGVSHRSAPVSVLEQLSTDESDQAKIIDEVLRSSLVTEAMVLSTCNRVEIYAVVEAFHGGLSIIGQVLSDHSGMSLNDLTKYAYVRYAEAAVEHLFAVTSGLDSAVIGEAQVLGQVRRAYASAEEHQTVGRTLHELAQRALNVGKRVHSETGIDAAGASVVSVALGMAETKLSGGLAGRTAAVIGAGSMGALAGAHLVRAGIERVHVVNRSLPRAQRLAANLTEQGVQAQAFSLDHLAEALADVDVVVSSTGAVRPVVSLADVHHALAQRNAADGDRQLVICDLGMPRDVDPAVAGLPGVWVVDMDRIQREPSARAAATDADAARTIVATEVANYLAGQRMAEVTPTVTALRQRAADVVEAELLRLDNRLPELEATHRDEVAKTVRRVVDKLLHAPTVRVKQLASAPGGDSYAEALRELFELDPQAVEAVAASELPFMTTDLDKSE; from the coding sequence GTGAGTGTGCTGCTATTCGGGGTTTCGCACCGCAGCGCGCCGGTGTCAGTTCTCGAGCAGTTGAGCACTGATGAGTCGGATCAGGCCAAGATCATCGACGAGGTGCTTCGATCCTCGTTGGTCACCGAGGCAATGGTCCTGTCCACCTGCAACCGCGTCGAGATATACGCCGTGGTCGAGGCCTTCCACGGAGGCCTGTCGATCATCGGGCAGGTGCTCTCCGACCACTCCGGCATGTCGCTGAACGATCTCACCAAATACGCCTACGTGCGCTACGCCGAGGCCGCCGTCGAGCATCTGTTCGCGGTGACCAGCGGCCTGGACTCGGCCGTCATCGGTGAAGCCCAGGTGCTGGGGCAGGTGCGTCGCGCTTATGCGTCCGCCGAGGAACACCAGACCGTCGGGCGCACGCTGCACGAGCTGGCTCAGCGCGCCCTGAACGTCGGCAAGCGGGTGCACTCCGAGACCGGGATCGACGCCGCCGGCGCATCCGTGGTGTCGGTCGCCCTCGGCATGGCCGAGACCAAGCTCAGCGGCGGCCTTGCCGGCCGCACCGCGGCCGTGATCGGCGCGGGCTCGATGGGGGCCCTGGCCGGCGCACACCTGGTACGGGCCGGAATTGAGCGGGTCCATGTGGTGAACCGCTCGCTGCCGCGGGCCCAGCGTCTCGCCGCGAACCTCACCGAGCAGGGTGTCCAGGCGCAGGCCTTCTCCCTGGACCATCTTGCCGAGGCCCTGGCCGACGTCGACGTTGTGGTCAGCAGCACCGGCGCGGTACGCCCCGTGGTCTCCCTGGCAGACGTGCACCACGCACTCGCGCAGCGCAACGCCGCCGACGGCGACCGGCAGCTGGTGATCTGCGATCTCGGTATGCCGCGCGACGTGGATCCAGCGGTCGCCGGGCTGCCCGGTGTCTGGGTGGTCGACATGGACCGGATCCAGCGGGAACCGTCGGCGCGGGCCGCGGCCACCGACGCCGACGCGGCCCGCACGATCGTTGCCACCGAGGTTGCCAACTACCTGGCCGGTCAGCGGATGGCCGAGGTCACCCCGACCGTCACCGCGCTGCGCCAGCGGGCCGCCGACGTGGTCGAGGCCGAGCTGCTGCGCCTGGACAACCGGCTGCCCGAGTTGGAGGCGACCCACCGCGACGAGGTGGCCAAGACGGTCCGCCGAGTCGTCGACAAGCTTTTGCACGCGCCCACGGTGCGGGTGAAACAACTCGCCAGCGCTCCTGGCGGGGACAGCTACGCAGAGGCCCTGCGTGAGCTGTTCGAACTCGATCCGCAGGCCGTCGAAGCTGTGGCGGCCAGCGAATTGCCCTTCATGACAACAGATCTCGATAAGTCTGAGTAG